A region of bacterium DNA encodes the following proteins:
- a CDS encoding recombinase family protein has product MKAALYVRVSTIDQVEKWSLAAQKRALVEFAERQGWTYGVYEDAGISGETLDARPAMLRLLEDARAGQIQVTVAIEMERFSRSESLFDWLVIKKAFREGKIKFGTPQQLYDPADAEDDFLTDLFGALAKREKRKILERTRRGRLEAARRGRFVGTRIPIGYRLASPGVLEVNEQGARIVRLIFDLALRGRSTRAIARDLLRRGISSPRGVRTWTHSEVGRVLRNPAYVGRMRFNRRRVVREGAGRRLAPTPEHEWVEIAIPRLVSEETFRRVQDQLRRNLLFSPRRRKATYLVAGLIRCGVCGAARSGSSADGRGYYRCNNAIDPKPGHERCRARPVRSDKLDAAVWAQVVASLRQPDVILEAARRYRESHLGQRDELLIRLEALRTAMSRVPEERERVQRLYREGLASFEETKSHVGEIDRKRSALHQEKETLEARLSMQTADEAEADRLGRVVRRVADRLELLSPGQRVEVIRAFVRRVVVLPGPEIQVHAFVPVPGRQEEQQYVGATWEAALS; this is encoded by the coding sequence GTGAAGGCAGCTCTCTACGTGCGCGTCTCGACAATCGACCAGGTCGAGAAGTGGTCGCTCGCGGCCCAGAAGCGGGCCCTCGTGGAGTTCGCCGAGCGCCAGGGTTGGACGTACGGGGTCTATGAGGATGCCGGGATCTCCGGGGAGACGCTGGACGCTCGTCCCGCAATGTTGCGGCTGCTCGAAGATGCCCGGGCCGGGCAGATCCAGGTCACCGTGGCGATCGAGATGGAGCGGTTCAGCCGGTCGGAGAGCCTATTCGACTGGCTGGTGATCAAAAAGGCATTCCGGGAGGGCAAGATCAAGTTCGGGACGCCGCAGCAACTCTACGATCCAGCGGATGCCGAGGACGACTTCCTTACAGACCTTTTTGGAGCGCTCGCCAAGCGCGAGAAGCGCAAAATCCTGGAGCGCACCCGTCGCGGCCGGCTGGAGGCGGCACGCCGGGGACGGTTCGTGGGCACGCGCATCCCGATCGGCTACCGGCTCGCCTCGCCGGGCGTCTTGGAGGTCAATGAGCAGGGCGCGCGCATCGTGCGACTGATCTTCGACCTAGCGCTGCGGGGCCGCAGCACGAGGGCGATCGCCCGAGACCTGTTACGGCGCGGGATTTCGTCGCCCCGGGGGGTCCGGACGTGGACGCACTCCGAGGTGGGCCGCGTCCTGCGCAACCCGGCGTACGTCGGGCGGATGCGGTTCAACCGCCGTCGCGTGGTCCGCGAGGGCGCCGGCCGCCGGCTCGCGCCAACCCCCGAGCACGAGTGGGTGGAGATCGCGATCCCTCGCCTCGTCAGCGAGGAAACGTTCCGGCGCGTCCAGGACCAGCTCCGCCGGAACCTCCTGTTCTCGCCGCGCCGGAGGAAGGCCACGTACCTCGTCGCCGGCCTCATCCGCTGCGGCGTGTGTGGGGCCGCCAGATCAGGATCGAGCGCCGACGGTCGCGGGTACTACCGCTGCAACAACGCGATCGACCCAAAGCCCGGGCACGAGCGATGCCGGGCCCGTCCGGTCCGGTCCGACAAGTTGGACGCGGCGGTGTGGGCCCAGGTGGTCGCCTCACTGCGCCAGCCGGACGTGATCCTCGAGGCGGCCCGACGATACCGGGAGTCGCATCTCGGGCAGCGCGACGAGCTGCTAATACGCCTGGAGGCGTTGCGGACCGCGATGTCGCGGGTCCCGGAGGAGCGCGAGCGGGTGCAGCGGCTGTACCGTGAAGGGCTGGCTTCGTTCGAAGAGACGAAGAGTCACGTGGGCGAAATCGACCGCAAACGCTCGGCGCTCCACCAAGAGAAGGAGACGCTCGAAGCGCGCTTGTCCATGCAGACCGCGGACGAGGCGGAGGCGGATCGCCTAGGTCGAGTGGTCCGGCGCGTTGCCGACCGGCTCGAGCTGCTATCGCCTGGACAGCGCGTCGAGGTCATCCGCGCGTTCGTCCGTCGGGTCGTCGTCCTACCGGGTCCCGAGATCCAGGTCCATGCCTTCGTGCCGGTCCCCGGTCGCCAGGAGGAGCAGCAGTACGTGGGGGCGACATGGGAGGCAGCGCTGTCATGA